In one window of Miscanthus floridulus cultivar M001 chromosome 12, ASM1932011v1, whole genome shotgun sequence DNA:
- the LOC136496982 gene encoding protein IRX15-LIKE-like, translating into MKSMGTRDKLAAASGHRRVLFVVFAFCFAFATFLTFLHTTSHFTTAPSSGSATGSAAASTTTSVSSGNSGGQAGSESGLPLPVFEALVHFASISNATHRMSDTDIRAISAVLRARAPCNLLVFGLGAESPLWLALNHGGRTVFLEENEFYVKYLEPRHPGMEAYDVSYTTKVRDFRDLLAAARAARRKECRPVQNLLFSECRLAINDLPNDLYDVPWDVVLIDGPSGWNPNSPGRMPSIFTTAVLARSGATAAKGRPTDVLVHDFQFEVEQVLSREFLCDENRVAGSGTPSLGHFVIQGGGAGDAFCAGQEDAGSSGEKTRRRRRK; encoded by the coding sequence ATGAAGTCTATGGGCACCCGCGACAAGCTCGCGGCGGCGTCGGGCCACCGCCGCGTCCTCTTCGTCGTCTTCGCCTTCTGCTTCGCCTTCGCCACCTTCCTCACCTTCCTCCACACCACCTCCCACTTCACGACCGCGCCGAGCTCCGGCTCCGCCACGGGGTCCGCCGCGGCCTCAACCACCACCTCCGTCTCCAGCGGCAACAGCGGCGGCCAAGCAGGGTCCGAGTCCGGGCTGCCGCTGCCGGTGTTCGAGGCGCTGGTCCACTTCGCGTCGATCTCGAACGCGACGCACCGGATGTCGGACACGGACATCCGCGCCATCTCCGCGGTCCTCCGCGCGCGCGCGCCCTGCAACCTGCTGGTGTTCGGGCTGGGCGCGGAGTCCCCGCTGTGGCTGGCGCTGAACCACGGCGGGCGGACCGTGTTCCTGGAGGAGAACGAGTTCTACGTCAAGTACCTGGAGCCGCGGCACCCGGGGATGGAGGCGTACGACGTGTCCTACACCACCAAGGTGCGGGACTTCCGGGACCTGCTGGCTGCGGCGCGGGCGGCGCGGCGGAAGGAGTGCCGCCCCGTGCAGAACCTGCTCTTCTCCGAGTGCCGCCTCGCCATCAACGACCTGCCCAACGACCTCTACGACGTGCCCTGGGACGTGGTGCTCATCGACGGGCCGTCCGGGTGGAACCCCAACTCGCCCGGCCGGATGCCATCCATCTTCACCACCGCCGTGCTAGCGCGCTCCGGCGCCACCGCCGCCAAGGGCCGCCCCACCGACGTGCTGGTGCACGACTTCCAGTTCGAGGTGGAGCAGGTGCTCAGCAGGGAGTTTCTGTGCGACGAGAACCGCGTCGCCGGCAGCGGCACCCCGTCGCTCGGCCACTTCGTCATCCAAGGGGGCGGGGCCGGCGACGCCTTCTGCGCCGGACAGGAGGACGCTGGCTCGTCGGGGGAGaagacgcgccgccgccgccgcaagtaA